A region from the Nocardioides exalbidus genome encodes:
- a CDS encoding glycoside hydrolase family 16 protein has product MPMWHLARTHAAPLALALAAAALTTMAVAPPSSAAPAREIVTGTAGAQLAPGDIVWQQEFDGPAGAAPDGAVWNYDLGGGGWGNGELQNYTDSRANSALDGAGNLVITARREGDGYTSARLQTNDKFEAQYGRVEARIQIPRGQGIWPAFWMLGGDLPGVQWPQAGEIDIMENVGYEPHIVHGTIHGPGYSGGAGITGQYMHPQGWSFADTFHTFAIDWRPDSITWSVDGVNYQTIDRSRVGGNEWVFNKPFFLILNVAVGGQWPGYPDGSTVLPQEMKVDYVRVYAN; this is encoded by the coding sequence ATGCCCATGTGGCACCTCGCACGCACCCACGCCGCCCCGCTCGCCCTGGCGCTCGCCGCGGCGGCCCTCACCACGATGGCCGTCGCACCTCCGTCGTCGGCCGCTCCCGCCCGTGAGATCGTGACCGGCACCGCAGGCGCCCAGCTCGCGCCGGGAGACATCGTGTGGCAGCAGGAGTTCGACGGCCCGGCAGGTGCCGCGCCCGACGGCGCGGTCTGGAACTACGACCTCGGCGGGGGAGGGTGGGGCAACGGCGAGCTCCAGAACTACACCGACTCGCGCGCCAACTCCGCCCTCGACGGTGCCGGCAACCTCGTCATCACCGCCAGGCGCGAGGGTGACGGCTACACCTCGGCGCGGCTGCAGACCAACGACAAGTTCGAGGCGCAGTACGGCCGGGTCGAGGCGCGGATCCAGATCCCGCGCGGCCAGGGCATCTGGCCCGCCTTCTGGATGCTCGGCGGCGACCTGCCCGGAGTCCAGTGGCCGCAGGCCGGCGAGATCGACATCATGGAGAACGTCGGATACGAGCCGCACATCGTGCACGGCACGATCCACGGACCGGGCTACTCCGGCGGCGCCGGCATCACCGGCCAGTACATGCACCCGCAGGGCTGGTCCTTCGCCGACACCTTCCACACCTTCGCGATCGACTGGCGACCCGACTCGATCACCTGGTCGGTCGACGGCGTGAACTACCAGACGATCGACCGCTCGCGGGTCGGCGGCAACGAGTGGGTCTTCAACAAGCCGTTCTTCCTCATCCTCAACGTCGCGGTCGGGGGCCAGTGGCCCGGCTACCCCGACGGCAGCACCGTGCTCCCGCAGGAGATGAAGGTCGACTACGTCCGCGTCTACGCCAACTGA
- the guaB gene encoding IMP dehydrogenase, whose translation MEIPEKFAALGLTYDDVLLLPGESDLAPSDIDTTTRLTREISIRVPLISAAMDTVTESRMAIAMAREGGIGVLHRNLSIEDQARQVDLVKRTQTGIIPNPVTIGPDATLEELDRLCGEYRVSGLPVVDVDNHLLGIITNRDLRFTPVAEWATTKVTEVMTAEGLITGPEGISREDATALLRAHKRERLPLIDGEGRLAGLITVKDFVKGEQFPHASYDADGRLLVGAAIGYFGDAWERATTLVEAGVDVLVADTAHGHVHLLLDMVKRLKTDPATKHVQVIGGNVATREGAQAFVDAGADAVKVGVGPGSICTTRVVTGVGVPQVTAVYEASLATRPAGVPLIADGGMKHSGEIAKALVAGADAVMVGSMLAGCEESPGEVVFVNGKQFKSYRGMGSLGAMSSRGKKSYSKDRYFQAEVASDDKIVPEGIEGQVAYRGPLSAVAHQLVGGLNQSMFYVGARTIPELQDKGRFVRITSASLKESHPHGVQMTVEAPNYSGS comes from the coding sequence GTGGAGATCCCTGAGAAGTTCGCGGCCCTGGGCCTCACCTACGACGACGTGCTCCTGCTGCCGGGGGAGTCCGACCTCGCCCCCAGCGACATCGACACCACCACCCGCCTCACGCGCGAGATCTCCATCCGGGTGCCGCTGATCAGCGCCGCGATGGACACCGTGACCGAGTCGCGGATGGCGATCGCCATGGCCCGCGAGGGCGGCATCGGCGTGCTCCACCGCAACCTCTCGATCGAGGACCAGGCCCGCCAGGTCGACCTGGTCAAGCGCACCCAGACCGGGATCATCCCCAACCCCGTCACCATCGGCCCCGACGCGACGCTCGAGGAGCTCGACCGCCTGTGCGGCGAGTACCGCGTCTCCGGCCTGCCGGTCGTCGACGTCGACAACCACCTGCTCGGCATCATCACCAACCGCGACCTGCGCTTCACCCCGGTCGCGGAGTGGGCGACCACCAAGGTCACCGAGGTGATGACCGCGGAGGGCCTCATCACCGGCCCCGAGGGCATCTCCCGCGAGGACGCCACCGCCCTGCTGCGCGCGCACAAGCGCGAGCGGCTCCCGCTGATCGATGGCGAGGGCCGACTCGCCGGCCTGATCACGGTCAAGGACTTCGTCAAGGGCGAGCAGTTCCCGCACGCGTCCTACGACGCCGACGGCCGGCTGCTGGTCGGCGCGGCCATCGGCTACTTCGGCGACGCCTGGGAGCGGGCCACGACGCTGGTCGAGGCCGGCGTCGACGTGCTGGTGGCCGACACCGCGCACGGCCACGTCCACCTCCTGCTCGACATGGTCAAGCGCCTCAAGACCGACCCGGCCACGAAGCACGTGCAGGTCATCGGCGGCAACGTCGCGACCCGCGAGGGCGCGCAGGCGTTCGTCGACGCGGGCGCCGACGCGGTCAAGGTCGGCGTCGGTCCCGGCTCGATCTGCACCACCCGCGTCGTCACCGGCGTCGGGGTGCCGCAGGTCACCGCCGTCTACGAGGCGTCGCTGGCCACCAGGCCGGCCGGCGTCCCGCTCATCGCGGACGGTGGGATGAAGCACTCCGGCGAGATCGCCAAGGCGCTCGTCGCCGGCGCCGACGCCGTGATGGTCGGCTCGATGCTCGCCGGGTGCGAGGAGTCGCCCGGCGAGGTGGTCTTCGTCAACGGCAAGCAGTTCAAGTCCTACCGCGGCATGGGGTCGCTGGGCGCGATGAGCAGCCGCGGCAAGAAGTCGTACTCCAAGGACCGCTACTTCCAGGCCGAGGTCGCCAGCGACGACAAGATCGTCCCGGAGGGCATCGAGGGCCAGGTCGCCTACCGCGGACCGCTGTCGGCGGTCGCCCACCAGCTCGTCGGCGGGCTCAACCAGTCGATGTTCTACGTCGGTGCTCGGACCATCCCCGAGCTCCAGGACAAGGGCCGGTTCGTCCGGATCACCTCGGCCTCGCTCAAGGAGAGCCACCCCCACGGTGTGCAGATGACCGTCGAGGCGCCCAACTACTCGGGCAGCTGA